The Conexivisphaera calida genome includes a region encoding these proteins:
- a CDS encoding PadR family transcriptional regulator, with protein MIALRGRGRKYRLLRGIVSLLILRYLVEDEQCGYGLRKRISEILGEALPPGYIYVMLKTLRKRGLVEGRESSRKGRRIVYYKITEKGREFLVNHRGAVEAGRRAIDELTNFMDDMAKGEEGRGKEKGDLRAKTE; from the coding sequence TTGATCGCGTTGAGGGGGAGGGGAAGGAAGTACCGCCTGCTCCGCGGCATCGTGTCGCTCCTCATACTGAGGTACCTGGTGGAGGACGAGCAGTGCGGCTACGGGCTCAGGAAGAGGATATCCGAGATACTGGGGGAGGCCCTTCCCCCGGGCTACATCTACGTCATGCTGAAGACGCTGAGGAAGAGGGGCCTCGTCGAGGGGAGGGAGAGCTCCCGGAAGGGGAGGAGGATCGTGTACTACAAGATAACGGAGAAGGGGAGGGAGTTCCTCGTCAACCACAGGGGCGCGGTAGAGGCCGGGCGCAGGGCGATAGACGAGCTCACTAACTTCATGGACGACATGGCGAAGGGGGAGGAAGGAAGGGGAAAGGAGAAGGGGGATCTGCGCGCGAAAACGGAGTGA
- a CDS encoding DUF711 family protein, which produces MRIRALVILGDPASWDPAPLRDTMEEWSSELSDVARGISSSGLEVWTRRISLPGLPGDDPRMVERVVSAAPEGVLVSIGHTRRPEVMEAAASRGLYSYMPLDGPEDAASAASAIVTISRRNPEDATRVAVSAGGELVHTPYFPVSSAAPGRTMAAASLLYPSDVDPRSVDESMESAFRRAERAAPGVAFDYSLSPWMDESVADLVRGISGAPVGGPGSMHAVAVLNRAIREHAGRGAIGFNEVMLPVEEDSRLKEMAREGSLRAYDLLRMASICVAGVDMAVVSAGMEDVRAFLLDSRAVALSARKPLGVRLIPVEDPPGTEVDLGRFGAATAIGLR; this is translated from the coding sequence ATGAGGATCAGGGCCCTAGTCATTCTCGGGGATCCGGCGTCCTGGGACCCGGCGCCGCTGAGGGACACCATGGAGGAGTGGAGCTCGGAGCTCTCGGACGTCGCTCGGGGGATCTCCTCCTCGGGCCTCGAGGTCTGGACCAGGCGCATATCGCTCCCCGGCCTGCCGGGGGACGACCCACGCATGGTCGAGAGGGTCGTCTCAGCGGCGCCTGAGGGCGTCCTCGTCTCGATCGGGCACACGCGGAGGCCCGAGGTGATGGAGGCGGCCGCCTCCCGCGGGCTCTACTCGTACATGCCCCTCGATGGTCCCGAGGACGCGGCCAGCGCCGCGTCCGCAATAGTCACCATATCCAGGAGGAACCCGGAGGACGCCACCCGCGTCGCCGTCAGCGCGGGAGGGGAGCTCGTGCACACGCCCTACTTCCCGGTGTCGTCGGCGGCGCCCGGGAGGACGATGGCGGCCGCCTCCCTGCTCTACCCCTCGGACGTGGACCCCCGCTCCGTGGACGAGTCCATGGAGTCCGCGTTCAGGCGCGCGGAGCGGGCCGCCCCCGGCGTCGCGTTCGACTACTCACTCAGCCCGTGGATGGACGAGAGCGTCGCCGACCTCGTGCGCGGGATCTCCGGCGCCCCGGTCGGGGGCCCGGGCTCCATGCACGCCGTCGCCGTCCTCAACCGCGCGATCAGGGAGCACGCGGGCCGTGGCGCGATCGGGTTCAACGAGGTGATGCTCCCGGTCGAGGAGGACTCCCGCCTCAAGGAGATGGCGCGCGAGGGCTCCCTGCGCGCCTACGACCTGCTCCGCATGGCGTCCATATGCGTCGCCGGCGTCGACATGGCCGTCGTCTCGGCCGGGATGGAGGATGTGCGCGCCTTCCTGCTCGACTCCCGCGCCGTGGCGCTCTCGGCCCGCAAGCCCCTCGGCGTGCGCCTGATACCGGTGGAGGATCCGCCCGGGACGGAGGTCGACCTGGGGAGGTTCGGGGCCGCGACCGCCATCGGGCTCCGATGA
- a CDS encoding phosphatase PAP2 family protein, which yields MRRSIYASMALYAVVIALGAAEKLAPQLRVPFPAPSIYRPALDVLGILGSVEVVWAVAIAYAAYSYLRWRRLPATLLASLLLAEVLDGVLKVSFSICRPLESCQPYRILAVDSYSYPSGHSTRTFSIPLTVRNEVARWALFAFAAAVAVSRVLVEVHYPLDVMGGASLGIASSLVAGPIVRRLGLHELESGVGERVQ from the coding sequence GTGCGCCGCTCAATCTACGCGTCCATGGCCCTCTACGCGGTGGTCATCGCGCTGGGCGCGGCCGAGAAGCTCGCGCCCCAGCTGCGCGTCCCCTTCCCCGCGCCCTCCATCTACAGGCCGGCGCTGGACGTCCTGGGGATCCTCGGGAGCGTCGAGGTCGTCTGGGCGGTCGCGATAGCGTACGCCGCCTACTCGTACCTCAGGTGGAGGAGGCTCCCCGCGACCCTCCTCGCATCCCTCCTGCTGGCGGAGGTCCTGGACGGGGTCCTCAAGGTCTCCTTCTCGATATGTCGTCCGCTCGAGTCCTGCCAGCCCTACAGGATCCTCGCGGTCGACAGCTACTCCTATCCATCAGGCCACTCCACGAGGACGTTCTCGATACCCCTCACCGTGAGGAATGAGGTCGCCAGGTGGGCGCTCTTCGCGTTCGCCGCCGCGGTGGCCGTGAGCAGGGTGCTCGTGGAGGTCCACTACCCGCTCGACGTGATGGGCGGGGCGTCGCTGGGCATAGCGTCGTCGCTGGTCGCCGGCCCCATCGTCAGGCGCCTCGGGCTCCACGAGCTCGAATCCGGAGTCGGCGAGCGCGTCCAGTAG
- the folP gene encoding dihydropteroate synthase, with translation MLRARLGKVEVGEGLPVKIMGALNASPESFYRGSVVGSPEDALRIASSMIEEGADIIDVGGMSTAPYVDARSVPPEVEASRVVPIVRALSRELGAVVSVDTVRASVAEAAIGAGAEIVNDVSGCRADPSMARVIADSGASAVLGVREDETPVSGTPMETVRRGLSESLRACASSGVDPSRLTVDPGIGFFRTGVEWYRWDSEVVGGIRRLYALLRPVVIGVSRKSFIGRILELPDPGDRLTGTVAAEAIAVFAGAHVVRAHDVREAVQAARLGEALRPRIRAAGSAVDLTRFLEPEDGWSPGRVSLAVAAPPGDVPGIVEEVEGMGGRVLEMAPGILLVHVRADLCGRLGTSRYPALAGAADLCGPEAQT, from the coding sequence GTGCTCCGCGCGCGCCTGGGGAAGGTGGAGGTCGGCGAGGGCCTCCCCGTCAAGATCATGGGGGCGCTGAACGCGAGCCCCGAGTCCTTCTACCGCGGATCCGTGGTCGGGTCTCCGGAGGACGCCCTCAGGATCGCCTCCTCCATGATCGAGGAGGGCGCCGACATCATAGACGTGGGCGGAATGTCCACGGCGCCCTACGTGGACGCGAGGTCCGTGCCGCCCGAGGTCGAGGCCTCAAGGGTGGTGCCCATCGTGAGGGCCCTGAGCCGCGAGCTCGGCGCGGTCGTCTCGGTGGACACAGTGAGGGCATCGGTCGCGGAGGCCGCCATAGGCGCAGGCGCGGAGATCGTGAACGACGTGTCCGGGTGCAGGGCCGATCCGTCCATGGCCCGCGTCATAGCCGACTCGGGCGCGTCGGCGGTGCTCGGCGTCCGCGAGGACGAGACGCCCGTCTCGGGGACCCCGATGGAAACCGTGAGGCGCGGCCTCTCCGAGTCCCTCCGCGCCTGCGCCTCGTCGGGGGTGGATCCCTCGCGCCTGACCGTGGATCCGGGCATCGGCTTCTTCAGGACCGGCGTCGAGTGGTACAGGTGGGACTCCGAGGTCGTGGGCGGAATCAGGAGACTGTACGCGCTCCTGAGGCCCGTGGTGATCGGCGTGTCCAGGAAGTCGTTCATAGGGAGGATCCTCGAGCTCCCAGATCCCGGGGACCGCCTCACGGGCACGGTCGCGGCCGAGGCGATCGCCGTCTTCGCGGGCGCCCACGTGGTGAGGGCCCACGACGTGCGCGAGGCGGTGCAGGCCGCGAGGCTGGGGGAGGCGCTGAGGCCCCGCATCAGGGCCGCCGGGTCCGCCGTCGACCTCACGCGCTTCCTGGAGCCGGAGGACGGGTGGTCCCCGGGGCGCGTGTCGCTCGCGGTCGCCGCCCCGCCCGGGGACGTCCCCGGGATCGTGGAGGAGGTCGAGGGTATGGGGGGCCGTGTCCTTGAGATGGCGCCGGGGATCCTCTTGGTGCACGTCCGCGCCGATCTGTGCGGTCGCCTCGGGACCTCCAGGTACCCCGCGCTCGCGGGGGCCGCGGACCTCTGCGGCCCGGAGGCCCAGACTTAA
- the cutA gene encoding divalent-cation tolerance protein CutA has product MDGASGSESGYRIVMVTAPAESAGQMARALVKRGLAACVNVVPGLKSIYRWRGNVEESSEVLLIAKTTSGAVGRLIEAVRELHPYEVPEIVSIEIAEGLPEYLRWISESVP; this is encoded by the coding sequence ATGGACGGCGCATCCGGATCCGAATCCGGGTACAGGATCGTGATGGTCACTGCCCCCGCGGAGTCGGCGGGGCAGATGGCGAGGGCCCTCGTGAAGAGGGGGCTCGCCGCGTGCGTCAACGTAGTCCCGGGGCTCAAGTCCATCTACCGCTGGAGGGGGAACGTGGAGGAGTCCAGCGAGGTCCTCCTGATAGCTAAGACCACATCCGGCGCCGTCGGGCGCCTCATCGAGGCCGTCCGGGAGCTCCATCCGTACGAGGTGCCCGAGATCGTGTCGATCGAGATAGCTGAGGGCCTCCCCGAGTACCTCAGGTGGATATCGGAGTCCGTCCCCTAG
- the ppdK gene encoding pyruvate, phosphate dikinase produces MAMARPYKYTVSFREGDWRDKKLLGGKGSSLAQMTQMGLPVPPGFTITTVACRDFLGPRRAEIDQLVGELEKNPPPSIRDELISKIWSIINSQELPDGLMDEVRGRVHELEAETGKGFGNPANPLLLSVRSGAALSMPGMMDTVLNLGMNDAVAEGLAELAGNEWFAYDAYRRFLQMFGRIVLEIEDKEFDALTSKYNERLKSIASSARADELSRLASELPGYSPRIDAQPPREMAPGLWSDSVSLLRSMVSDLKSLIASKWGEFPQDPWRQLELAVKAVFRSWMNPRAIFYRMANNITPEMADCTAVNVVTMVFGNMGWDSGTGVYFTRNPSTGEDVPYGEFLPSAQGEDVVAGVRTPMGLEELKLRMPAVYGQLIEAGKKLERLNRDVMDIEFTVERGRLYFLQNRVAKMTPAARVKTAVDLANEGVISREDAVMKVDPQTVQNLLYPRIDPSAKASPIATGLPASPGAVSGQIVFHPDVAVEWSRSGREVILVRVETKPDDVHGFYAAKGILTSRGGMTSHAAVVARAIGKPAVVGAESISVDYDAKEIRVGGTTLKEGDWVTIDGSGGRVYPGKVPTVEPEIIPELEVLLSWADGFRRLGVRANADVPEDAEIARKFGAQGIGLLRIERMFRKPERLEVLRKVILSEGPEERREPLRRLSDMIRPDFKGILEAMDGLPVVIRLIDPPLHEFLPSPVEVLSQLHETRAAYLALKDSELARSMSPEVIKQYEAKLQELERLYSRVTALTEHNPMMGHRGVRVGVTDPDFYYYLTRAIMEATLDLLEEGRDPRVEIMIPQVMDVSEIKYVKSSSIEPAMSEVAAERGYRLERSPTRTSAYVISKGNTRTEVLVGTMVETVRATLTASEIAKEVAFFSFGTNDLTQATLSFSRDDVENKFLPKYLELGILAENPFQTIDVAGVGKLVRSATADGKASNPALEVGICGEHGGDPASIEFFHSAGLDYVSASPYRVMVARLAAARAALREGARSAPQVDK; encoded by the coding sequence ATGGCAATGGCCCGCCCCTACAAGTACACGGTCTCGTTCCGTGAGGGCGACTGGAGGGACAAGAAACTCCTCGGGGGCAAGGGCTCGTCGCTGGCCCAGATGACCCAGATGGGCCTCCCCGTGCCCCCCGGTTTCACGATAACCACGGTCGCCTGCAGGGACTTCCTCGGCCCGAGGAGGGCCGAGATAGACCAGCTCGTCGGGGAGCTGGAGAAGAATCCCCCTCCATCCATCAGGGATGAGCTGATATCCAAGATATGGTCCATCATAAACTCCCAGGAGCTGCCCGATGGGCTGATGGACGAGGTACGCGGGCGCGTCCACGAACTGGAGGCCGAGACCGGGAAGGGATTCGGGAACCCGGCGAACCCCCTCCTCCTGTCGGTGCGCTCGGGGGCCGCGCTCTCGATGCCCGGCATGATGGACACCGTCCTCAACCTGGGGATGAACGACGCGGTCGCGGAGGGGCTCGCGGAGCTCGCGGGCAACGAGTGGTTCGCCTACGACGCGTACAGGAGGTTCCTCCAGATGTTCGGGAGGATAGTGCTCGAGATAGAGGATAAGGAGTTCGACGCGTTGACCTCCAAGTACAACGAGAGGCTGAAGTCGATAGCCTCGTCGGCGCGCGCCGACGAGCTCTCGAGGCTCGCCTCGGAGCTGCCCGGGTACTCGCCCAGGATAGACGCGCAGCCGCCCAGGGAGATGGCCCCGGGGCTCTGGTCCGACTCCGTATCGCTCCTGAGGTCCATGGTATCGGACCTCAAGTCCCTGATAGCCTCCAAGTGGGGCGAGTTCCCGCAGGACCCGTGGAGGCAGCTCGAGCTCGCTGTGAAGGCGGTCTTCAGGTCCTGGATGAACCCGAGGGCCATATTCTACAGGATGGCCAACAACATAACGCCCGAGATGGCGGACTGCACGGCCGTCAACGTCGTCACCATGGTGTTCGGCAACATGGGGTGGGACTCGGGCACCGGCGTCTACTTCACGAGGAACCCGTCGACAGGCGAGGACGTGCCCTACGGCGAGTTCCTCCCGAGCGCCCAGGGCGAGGACGTGGTGGCGGGCGTCAGGACGCCGATGGGGCTGGAGGAGCTCAAGCTCAGAATGCCCGCGGTCTACGGGCAGCTGATAGAGGCGGGGAAGAAGCTGGAGCGCCTGAACAGGGACGTGATGGACATAGAGTTCACGGTGGAGAGGGGCAGGCTGTACTTCCTCCAGAACAGGGTCGCCAAGATGACCCCGGCCGCCCGCGTGAAGACCGCCGTGGACCTGGCGAACGAGGGCGTGATATCGAGGGAGGACGCCGTGATGAAGGTGGACCCCCAGACGGTCCAGAACCTCCTCTACCCCAGGATAGACCCGAGCGCGAAGGCGTCGCCGATAGCCACGGGCCTCCCGGCGTCCCCCGGCGCGGTGAGCGGCCAGATAGTGTTCCACCCGGACGTGGCCGTCGAGTGGTCGAGGTCGGGCAGGGAGGTGATACTCGTGAGGGTGGAGACCAAACCGGACGACGTGCACGGGTTCTACGCGGCCAAGGGGATCCTGACCTCGAGGGGTGGGATGACGTCGCACGCAGCGGTCGTGGCGCGCGCCATAGGGAAGCCGGCGGTGGTCGGAGCCGAGTCGATATCCGTCGACTACGACGCGAAGGAGATCCGCGTGGGCGGCACCACGCTGAAGGAGGGCGACTGGGTGACCATCGACGGGAGCGGCGGGAGGGTCTACCCCGGGAAGGTCCCGACCGTGGAGCCCGAGATAATACCGGAGCTCGAGGTCCTGCTCTCATGGGCCGACGGGTTCCGGAGGCTGGGCGTCAGGGCGAACGCGGACGTGCCGGAGGACGCGGAGATAGCGAGGAAGTTCGGCGCCCAGGGGATAGGGCTCCTCAGGATAGAGAGGATGTTCCGGAAGCCCGAGCGCCTGGAGGTCCTGAGGAAGGTGATACTCTCGGAGGGACCGGAGGAGAGGCGCGAGCCGCTCCGCAGGCTCTCCGACATGATAAGGCCGGACTTCAAGGGAATACTGGAGGCGATGGATGGGCTCCCGGTCGTGATCAGGCTCATAGATCCGCCCCTCCACGAGTTCCTCCCCTCGCCGGTGGAGGTGCTCTCGCAGCTCCACGAGACGAGGGCAGCGTACCTCGCGCTGAAGGACTCGGAGCTCGCGCGCAGCATGTCCCCCGAGGTGATAAAGCAGTACGAGGCGAAGCTGCAGGAGCTGGAGCGCCTCTACTCGAGGGTCACGGCGCTCACGGAGCACAACCCGATGATGGGCCACAGGGGCGTCAGGGTGGGCGTCACGGACCCGGACTTCTACTACTACCTCACCAGGGCGATAATGGAGGCGACGCTCGACCTCCTCGAGGAGGGGAGGGATCCCAGGGTCGAGATAATGATACCCCAGGTGATGGACGTCTCCGAGATAAAGTACGTGAAGTCGAGCTCGATAGAGCCCGCGATGTCCGAGGTCGCGGCGGAGAGGGGCTACAGGCTGGAGCGCTCCCCCACCAGGACATCAGCGTACGTGATATCGAAGGGGAACACCAGGACGGAGGTACTGGTGGGCACGATGGTGGAGACGGTGAGGGCCACGCTCACGGCGTCCGAGATAGCCAAGGAGGTCGCGTTCTTCAGCTTCGGGACGAACGACCTGACGCAGGCCACGCTGAGCTTCAGCAGGGACGACGTGGAGAACAAGTTCCTCCCCAAGTACCTGGAGCTCGGGATACTGGCGGAGAACCCGTTCCAGACGATAGACGTGGCCGGGGTGGGGAAGCTGGTGAGGTCCGCGACCGCGGACGGCAAGGCCTCAAACCCTGCGCTGGAGGTCGGGATATGCGGCGAGCACGGCGGGGATCCCGCGTCGATAGAGTTCTTCCACTCGGCCGGCCTGGACTACGTAAGCGCATCCCCCTACAGGGTGATGGTGGCGAGGCTCGCCGCCGCGAGGGCGGCGCTGAGGGAGGGGGCCCGGTCGGCGCCCCAGGTCGACAAGTGA
- a CDS encoding DJ-1/PfpI family protein, whose amino-acid sequence MAGGPARALVVTHDLFDELEAFYSIYRLMEMGLEVRVASTEVRELRGKNWSATLRPEMTVSEALGGRWDVVVFPGGYAPDRLRRYDEVKELARRTVEGGGVLVSICHAAWIVISSGLARGRRLTGSRGVWDDIANAGGVVVDEPYVEDGNVISTRSYRDFPQFWPRLEERLRRLGIVD is encoded by the coding sequence ATGGCCGGGGGCCCTGCGAGGGCGCTCGTCGTGACCCACGACCTCTTCGACGAGCTGGAGGCCTTCTACTCGATCTACCGCCTGATGGAGATGGGGCTCGAGGTCCGGGTGGCCAGCACCGAGGTCCGGGAGCTGAGGGGAAAGAACTGGTCCGCGACGCTGAGGCCGGAGATGACGGTCTCGGAGGCGCTCGGGGGGCGCTGGGACGTGGTCGTCTTCCCGGGCGGATACGCGCCGGACAGGCTCAGGAGGTACGACGAGGTGAAGGAGCTCGCCAGGAGGACCGTGGAGGGCGGCGGAGTCCTGGTCTCGATCTGCCACGCCGCGTGGATAGTGATAAGCTCGGGACTGGCGCGCGGGAGGAGGCTCACGGGCTCGAGGGGCGTGTGGGACGACATAGCGAACGCGGGCGGCGTGGTGGTGGACGAGCCGTACGTGGAGGACGGGAACGTGATATCCACGAGGTCCTACAGGGACTTCCCGCAGTTCTGGCCGAGGCTCGAGGAGAGGCTCAGGCGGCTCGGGATAGTGGATTAA